One window of Leucobacter komagatae genomic DNA carries:
- a CDS encoding agmatine deiminase family protein, translating to MTTWRMPIEGHAQERIWLAWPTSGYTLGDTEAEVESARTTWAAVANAASEFEAVTVVVNPGDEAIASRYLSGQIDRLVAPLNDAWMRDIGPSFVIGDDGSLGAVNYRFNGWGGQDWAEWDKDQHIGRIIAEAAGATLIDSEMTNEGGGIQVDGTGRVVLTETVQLDPGRNPGWTKEQVEAELARTIGTDRAIWLPRGLTRDHDTFGTRGHADILAAFTTPDVLLMHRQDAESHPDHVIARANREVVERYRDDRSDQFDIIDLPAPETLRDDEGFVDYSYINHLVLNGGVLACAFGDPADDLALGVLRDVYPGREVVGIDARPLFARGGGIHCITQQQPAL from the coding sequence ATGACCACATGGCGTATGCCTATCGAGGGCCACGCGCAGGAGCGCATTTGGCTCGCGTGGCCGACCTCGGGCTACACGCTCGGCGACACCGAGGCGGAGGTCGAGTCGGCGCGCACGACCTGGGCCGCCGTCGCGAACGCCGCGAGCGAGTTCGAGGCGGTCACCGTGGTCGTGAACCCCGGCGACGAGGCGATCGCTTCCCGATACCTTTCGGGCCAGATCGATCGCCTCGTCGCACCCCTGAATGACGCGTGGATGCGCGACATCGGGCCGAGCTTTGTGATCGGCGACGACGGTTCGCTCGGCGCCGTGAACTACCGGTTTAATGGCTGGGGCGGGCAGGACTGGGCCGAGTGGGATAAGGATCAGCACATCGGGCGGATCATCGCCGAAGCGGCGGGCGCGACGCTCATCGACTCGGAGATGACGAACGAGGGCGGCGGGATCCAGGTCGACGGCACCGGCCGCGTCGTGCTCACGGAGACCGTGCAGCTCGACCCGGGTCGCAACCCGGGTTGGACGAAGGAGCAGGTCGAGGCCGAGCTCGCGCGCACAATCGGCACCGACCGCGCCATCTGGCTTCCTCGCGGCCTCACCCGCGATCACGACACGTTCGGCACCCGTGGCCACGCGGACATCCTCGCGGCCTTCACCACGCCCGACGTGCTGCTCATGCACCGCCAGGACGCGGAGTCGCACCCCGACCACGTAATCGCCCGCGCGAACCGGGAGGTCGTGGAGCGGTACCGCGACGACCGCTCCGATCAGTTCGACATCATCGACCTTCCTGCGCCCGAGACGCTTCGGGACGACGAGGGCTTCGTCGACTACAGCTATATCAACCACCTCGTCTTGAACGGCGGCGTGCTCGCGTGCGCGTTCGGCGACCCGGCCGACGATCTGGCGCTCGGTGTGCTTCGCGACGTCTACCCGGGCCGTGAGGTTGTCGGGATCGACGCGCGCCCGCTCTTCGCGCGCGGCGGCGGAATCCACTGCATCACGCAGCAGCAGCCCGCGCTGTAG
- a CDS encoding aldehyde dehydrogenase (NADP(+)): MTESTLTPELEAVVAGAAAAAPAYAALTPAERARVLVALGDALEAAKPRLVEIAMRETGLTEARLNGEVTRTAVQLRLFSETVMDGSYLDARIDYADPEFVLGPRPDIRRTHVPLGPIINFSASNFPFAFSVLGGDTASILAAGCPVIVKAHSGHPELSDATAEVAREALRSVGAPEGVFNLIHGREAGVAVLKDPRIKAGSFTGSIGIGRLLTDIAAARPTPIPFYGELGSVNPVFVTAAAIAERADEIASGLLTSVAGSAGQLCTKPGFIFVPAGSALPAAVAAAAGEVVEHRLLDPRIAQSFNERRDTILATPGVTAVIPGGVRFDDAGHGWASPTVVSVSLEDFRAGHQGLVEEAFGPLTILVETPEGTDLAALMPEFYEGNLSGTIHISADEATGTTANATELRALVTALAKQVGRVLFNGWSTGVAVTPAQQHGGPWPATSNDASTSVGTSAIKRFLRPVAFQNTPAAFLPEALRDENPLGLPQAISPAGQSGDWGSQYRG; the protein is encoded by the coding sequence ATGACCGAGAGCACTCTCACCCCCGAGCTCGAAGCCGTTGTCGCCGGAGCGGCCGCAGCGGCCCCCGCGTACGCGGCACTCACCCCGGCCGAGCGCGCCCGCGTGCTCGTCGCCCTCGGCGACGCGCTCGAGGCTGCGAAGCCGCGCCTCGTCGAGATCGCGATGCGCGAGACCGGCCTCACCGAGGCGCGCCTGAACGGCGAAGTCACCCGCACCGCGGTGCAGCTCCGCTTGTTCTCGGAGACCGTCATGGACGGCTCGTACCTCGATGCCCGCATCGACTACGCCGACCCCGAGTTCGTGCTCGGCCCGCGCCCCGACATCCGCCGCACTCACGTGCCGCTCGGCCCGATCATCAACTTCTCGGCCTCGAACTTCCCGTTCGCGTTCTCCGTGCTCGGCGGCGACACGGCATCGATCCTTGCTGCGGGCTGCCCTGTCATCGTGAAGGCACACTCGGGCCACCCCGAGCTGTCCGATGCGACCGCTGAGGTTGCGCGCGAGGCGCTCCGCTCGGTGGGCGCCCCCGAGGGTGTGTTCAACCTCATCCACGGCCGCGAGGCCGGCGTCGCTGTGCTCAAGGACCCCCGCATCAAGGCAGGATCCTTCACCGGCTCGATCGGCATCGGCCGGCTCCTCACCGACATCGCCGCGGCCCGCCCCACCCCGATCCCCTTCTACGGTGAGCTCGGCTCTGTGAACCCGGTGTTCGTCACCGCTGCCGCGATCGCTGAGCGCGCCGACGAGATCGCCTCGGGCCTGCTCACGAGCGTCGCAGGCTCCGCCGGCCAGCTCTGCACGAAGCCCGGCTTCATCTTCGTCCCCGCTGGCTCCGCTCTGCCGGCCGCTGTTGCTGCCGCGGCTGGCGAGGTCGTCGAGCACCGCCTGCTCGACCCTCGCATCGCTCAGAGCTTCAACGAGCGCCGCGACACGATCCTTGCGACGCCCGGCGTCACCGCTGTTATCCCCGGCGGCGTGCGCTTCGACGACGCGGGCCACGGCTGGGCTTCGCCCACCGTCGTCTCGGTATCGCTCGAGGACTTCCGAGCCGGCCACCAGGGTCTCGTTGAGGAGGCATTCGGCCCGCTCACGATCCTCGTGGAGACTCCCGAAGGCACCGACCTCGCTGCGCTCATGCCCGAGTTCTACGAGGGCAACCTCTCGGGCACGATCCACATCAGCGCTGACGAGGCGACGGGCACGACCGCAAACGCCACCGAGCTGCGTGCGCTCGTCACCGCGCTCGCAAAGCAGGTCGGCCGCGTGCTCTTCAACGGCTGGTCGACCGGCGTTGCCGTGACCCCGGCGCAGCAGCACGGTGGGCCGTGGCCCGCGACGAGCAACGACGCGAGCACCTCGGTCGGCACCTCGGCGATCAAGCGCTTCCTGCGCCCCGTCGCGTTCCAGAACACCCCCGCAGCGTTCCTCCCTGAGGCGCTGCGCGACGAGAACCCGCTCGGCCTGCCGCAGGCTATCTCGCCCGCGGGCCAGTCGGGCGACTGGGGCAGCCAGTACCGCGGCTAA
- a CDS encoding PadR family transcriptional regulator, whose translation MLDDVTTQLRRGVVEFCALGLLAAKPMYGWELASALTDRGLIASIGTLYPLLGRLRDRGLIVTFEQQENDAPGTSAGPTRKYYRLTDEGEAHLAAFRSQWGPFTRNVTEILEKGLAS comes from the coding sequence ATGCTAGATGACGTCACTACACAGCTCCGTCGTGGTGTCGTCGAGTTCTGCGCACTGGGGCTTCTCGCCGCAAAGCCCATGTACGGCTGGGAACTTGCGTCGGCGCTCACAGACCGAGGCCTCATCGCGAGCATCGGTACGCTCTATCCCCTGCTCGGGAGGCTTCGAGACCGCGGCTTGATCGTCACTTTCGAGCAACAGGAGAATGACGCACCGGGCACAAGCGCCGGCCCAACTCGCAAGTACTACCGCCTCACCGACGAGGGCGAGGCCCACCTCGCAGCATTCCGGTCGCAGTGGGGGCCGTTCACACGCAATGTCACGGAGATTCTCGAGAAGGGCCTCGCCTCATGA
- a CDS encoding META domain-containing protein, protein MINTRTAPRSRTLRGTAAAALLGAAALVLTACSGSASVGDTSWGTLDAQGEPAMTFTADGKAFGTDGCNIVNGSWTEEKGKVTFGPLASTMMFCEGVDTWLSGASTAVVEGDKITFNDEDGKKIGSLKKTEFTAPK, encoded by the coding sequence ATGATCAACACACGCACCGCACCCCGCTCCCGGACCCTTCGCGGCACCGCCGCTGCTGCCCTGCTCGGCGCTGCGGCGCTGGTTCTCACCGCGTGCTCAGGGTCGGCGTCTGTCGGCGACACCAGTTGGGGCACCCTCGACGCGCAGGGTGAGCCCGCAATGACTTTCACCGCAGACGGCAAAGCGTTCGGCACCGACGGGTGCAACATCGTCAACGGCTCGTGGACGGAAGAAAAGGGCAAGGTCACGTTCGGCCCGCTCGCCTCGACCATGATGTTCTGTGAGGGCGTCGACACCTGGCTGAGCGGCGCGTCGACCGCGGTTGTCGAGGGTGACAAGATCACCTTCAACGACGAAGACGGCAAGAAGATCGGC